In the genome of Phycisphaerales bacterium, one region contains:
- a CDS encoding quinol:cytochrome C oxidoreductase produces MAHANSSATVMDVRTLPGGAGGVLRGAAVVGLLGVAVGVVFGVLDGWTVFFRSYLLNFSFVLSLALGALFFVMLQHLTRAGWSVSVRRLAELIMNTMPVLAVLAIPLAVPVLLHMEGVYEWANAEHVSKDALLQHKATYLNAPFFIIRMIVYFASFVLLARFFFRTSVAQDQSGDVALTRKMERVSAWGMLVYAMTVTFFSFDALMSLNPHWFSTIFGVYYFSGSVVAFFALLAVVVYWVQRAGLLTRSITTEHYHDIGKLAFGFVVFWAYIAFSQYLLIWYANIPEETVWYRPRQGDTWWIGVSLVLLFGHFVAPFLLFMSRYPKRRVGTLMLFGLWLLAMHWLDLYYLVMPRPMGAESPTSPLHVSDFALLVGLGGLFVCAMVRPMGRVSLLPERDPRLHEALSFTNV; encoded by the coding sequence ATGGCGCACGCGAATTCTTCTGCGACCGTGATGGATGTGCGAACGCTGCCCGGCGGCGCGGGTGGCGTCCTGCGCGGTGCGGCCGTGGTTGGGCTGCTGGGCGTGGCGGTGGGTGTCGTGTTCGGCGTGCTCGATGGCTGGACGGTCTTCTTCCGCTCGTACCTGCTGAATTTCAGCTTCGTGCTGAGTCTGGCGCTCGGTGCGCTGTTCTTCGTCATGCTCCAGCACCTGACCCGCGCGGGCTGGAGCGTATCGGTGCGCCGCCTGGCCGAGTTGATCATGAACACGATGCCGGTGCTGGCGGTGCTGGCGATTCCGCTGGCGGTGCCGGTGCTGCTGCACATGGAGGGGGTGTACGAGTGGGCCAACGCCGAGCACGTCTCGAAGGACGCCCTGCTGCAGCACAAGGCGACCTACCTGAACGCACCGTTCTTCATCATCCGCATGATCGTGTACTTCGCGTCGTTCGTGCTGCTGGCGCGCTTCTTCTTCCGCACCTCGGTCGCTCAGGACCAGAGCGGCGACGTGGCCCTGACGCGGAAGATGGAGCGGGTCAGCGCCTGGGGGATGCTGGTCTACGCGATGACGGTGACGTTCTTCTCGTTCGACGCACTGATGTCGCTCAACCCGCACTGGTTCAGCACGATCTTCGGCGTGTATTACTTCTCGGGCTCCGTGGTGGCCTTCTTTGCCCTGTTGGCGGTGGTCGTGTACTGGGTGCAGCGGGCGGGCCTGCTGACCCGGTCGATCACGACCGAGCATTACCATGACATCGGCAAGCTGGCTTTCGGCTTCGTGGTGTTCTGGGCCTACATCGCCTTCTCTCAGTACCTGCTGATCTGGTACGCCAACATCCCCGAGGAGACCGTCTGGTACCGACCGCGGCAGGGTGACACGTGGTGGATCGGCGTCAGTCTCGTACTGCTGTTCGGCCACTTCGTGGCCCCGTTCCTGCTCTTCATGTCGCGCTACCCAAAGCGGCGGGTCGGCACATTGATGCTGTTTGGCCTGTGGCTGCTCGCGATGCATTGGCTCGATCTCTACTATCTCGTCATGCCGCGGCCGATGGGGGCCGAGTCCCCCACCAGCCCGCTGCACGTGTCCGACTTCGCCCTGCTGGTGGGGCTGGGCGGACTGTTCGTCTGTGCGATGGTTCGACCGATGGGCCGCGTCTCCCTCCTGCCGGAACGCGATCCACGATTGCATGAGGCCTTGTCGTTTACCAATGTCTGA
- a CDS encoding DUF3341 domain-containing protein, which translates to MSTPAPQVGPPTGPRPLRALLVEFESPGALLGAAEKVRDAGYRKWDTFSPFPVHGIDEAMGIRMTRLPWIVFALGAFGCLNGLLLAWYTNATSPDLFAWLNLPAFLQGYNYLVSGKPEFSLPANIPVIFETTVLLAAFGAVFGMFALNNLPWHHNPLFGSARFRRVTNDRFFLAIETADPKFHEQKTVQLLQSLGGTAPERIEELPGPTSFPKVFQVVGLFILTLLLIPPLVVAKARVSRSTEPRIHIIQDMDNQERFKSQQLNTFFADQRASRGIVTGTIARGDLDGGRYFLTGRIGADFGTGFPAEVAVDLAFLERGQQRFMIYCAPCHGIDGRGEGIVHARAQKLDTNSWVQPTSMLMETVVARPDGHLYNTIANGIRSMPPYGDQIPPADRWAIVAYVRALQRAEAGSPDDLTPEQREALRIQR; encoded by the coding sequence GTGAGCACGCCCGCCCCCCAGGTCGGCCCCCCCACCGGACCGCGCCCCCTGCGCGCCTTGCTGGTCGAGTTCGAATCGCCTGGCGCCTTGCTGGGTGCGGCGGAAAAGGTGCGCGACGCCGGCTACCGGAAGTGGGACACCTTCTCGCCGTTCCCGGTGCATGGGATCGACGAGGCGATGGGCATCCGCATGACACGGCTGCCCTGGATCGTCTTTGCCCTGGGCGCGTTCGGCTGTCTGAATGGGCTGCTGTTGGCGTGGTACACGAACGCAACGAGTCCGGACCTCTTCGCGTGGCTCAATCTGCCGGCCTTTCTGCAGGGCTACAACTACCTCGTCAGCGGCAAACCCGAGTTCAGTCTTCCGGCGAATATCCCGGTCATCTTCGAGACGACGGTGCTGCTGGCGGCCTTCGGGGCGGTTTTCGGCATGTTCGCTCTGAACAACCTGCCGTGGCACCACAACCCGCTCTTTGGCTCGGCCCGCTTCCGCCGCGTGACGAACGACCGGTTTTTCCTGGCGATCGAAACGGCCGATCCGAAGTTTCACGAGCAGAAAACGGTACAACTGCTGCAAAGTCTCGGCGGCACCGCCCCGGAGCGCATCGAGGAGCTGCCCGGACCCACGAGCTTTCCCAAGGTGTTCCAGGTGGTGGGACTGTTCATTCTGACGCTGCTGCTGATTCCGCCGCTGGTGGTTGCGAAGGCGCGCGTCTCACGTTCGACCGAGCCGCGCATCCACATCATCCAGGACATGGACAATCAGGAGCGCTTCAAGAGCCAGCAGCTCAACACCTTCTTCGCTGACCAGCGGGCCAGCCGCGGCATCGTGACCGGTACGATCGCCCGGGGCGATCTGGACGGCGGCCGATACTTTCTGACCGGGCGCATCGGGGCCGATTTCGGAACCGGCTTCCCGGCAGAGGTCGCCGTGGATCTGGCATTCCTGGAGCGCGGGCAGCAACGTTTTATGATTTACTGTGCCCCCTGCCACGGAATCGACGGCCGAGGCGAGGGCATCGTCCACGCCCGGGCCCAGAAACTCGACACGAACTCGTGGGTGCAGCCCACCTCGATGCTCATGGAGACGGTGGTCGCGCGGCCCGATGGCCACCTGTACAACACGATCGCGAACGGCATACGTTCGATGCCCCCGTACGGCGACCAGATCCCACCAGCCGACCGCTGGGCGATCGTCGCCTACGTCCGCGCCTTGCAGCGGGCCGAAGCCGGTTCCCCGGATGATCTGACGCCCGAGCAGCGCGAAGCCCTGCGGATTCAGAGGTAG
- the nrfD gene encoding polysulfide reductase NrfD has product MAAISGEFDNTREIPGQRPVLITGGHDYTTLTEVAVGPWEAPHPPRAWYIAFIISVSLLAVLGGAIGYLAVNGVGVWGVNNPTSWGLAIVNFVFWVGIGHAGTLISAILFLFRQKWRTSINRFAEAMTIFAVMCAGIFPGIHVGRMWLAYWLAPVPNQMGMWPQFRSPLLWDVFAVSTYATVSLLFWYVGMIPDLATLRDRAKSRMGQFFYGLFALGWTGSSRHWHRFERAYLLLAALATPLVLSVHSVVSFDFAVSQLPGWHTTIFPPYFVAGAIFGGFAMVVTLAIPARELFGLKNIITKRHLENCCKIILVTGLIVGYAYLMEKFIAWYGGNKYEEYIFKTRALGAYAWAYWTMITCNVILPQLFWFKWARQNLVVMFCIVMAVNIGMWFERFVIVVTSLSEDFLPANWHYYWPTLIDWLTLAGSFGLFFTLFLLFCRFLPMVAMAEVKTIMPHADPHPHAPGHVPTTRSFDYNPDEYDGPQEDKR; this is encoded by the coding sequence ATGGCAGCAATCAGCGGCGAATTTGACAACACCCGCGAGATCCCCGGGCAGCGGCCTGTGCTGATCACCGGCGGGCACGACTACACCACCCTGACGGAAGTCGCCGTCGGGCCGTGGGAGGCGCCGCATCCGCCGCGCGCGTGGTACATCGCGTTCATCATCTCGGTGTCGCTCCTGGCCGTGCTCGGTGGCGCGATCGGCTACCTCGCCGTCAACGGCGTGGGTGTCTGGGGCGTGAACAACCCCACGAGTTGGGGTCTCGCAATTGTCAACTTCGTCTTCTGGGTCGGCATCGGCCACGCCGGCACCCTGATCTCGGCGATCCTGTTCCTGTTCCGCCAGAAGTGGCGCACCAGCATCAACCGGTTCGCCGAAGCCATGACGATCTTCGCGGTCATGTGTGCGGGTATCTTCCCCGGGATTCACGTCGGCCGGATGTGGCTGGCCTACTGGCTGGCACCCGTGCCCAACCAGATGGGCATGTGGCCGCAGTTTCGCAGCCCGCTGCTGTGGGACGTGTTCGCGGTGAGCACGTACGCGACGGTCTCGCTGCTGTTCTGGTACGTGGGCATGATTCCAGACCTGGCGACGCTGCGAGATCGAGCCAAGAGCCGGATGGGGCAGTTCTTCTACGGCCTGTTTGCCCTCGGCTGGACGGGCTCCTCACGGCACTGGCATCGCTTCGAGCGGGCCTACCTGCTGCTGGCCGCCCTGGCGACGCCGCTGGTCCTGAGCGTGCATTCGGTCGTGAGTTTCGACTTTGCGGTTTCGCAGCTTCCCGGCTGGCATACGACGATTTTCCCCCCGTACTTCGTGGCGGGGGCGATCTTCGGCGGCTTCGCGATGGTGGTGACGCTGGCCATCCCGGCGCGGGAACTGTTCGGCCTCAAGAACATCATCACCAAGCGGCACCTGGAGAACTGCTGCAAGATCATCCTCGTGACCGGCCTGATCGTGGGCTACGCGTACCTGATGGAGAAGTTCATCGCCTGGTATGGCGGCAACAAGTACGAGGAGTACATCTTCAAGACCCGCGCGCTGGGCGCGTACGCCTGGGCCTACTGGACGATGATCACGTGCAACGTGATCCTGCCACAGCTCTTCTGGTTCAAGTGGGCGCGGCAGAACCTGGTCGTGATGTTCTGCATCGTGATGGCCGTGAACATCGGGATGTGGTTCGAGCGCTTCGTGATCGTGGTGACGTCGCTCTCCGAGGACTTCCTGCCGGCGAACTGGCATTACTACTGGCCGACGCTGATCGACTGGCTGACACTGGCCGGCAGCTTCGGGCTGTTCTTCACCCTGTTCCTGCTCTTCTGCCGGTTTCTGCCGATGGTCGCGATGGCCGAAGTGAAGACGATCATGCCACACGCCGACCCGCACCCACACGCACCCGGCCATGTGCCGACGACGCGGTCGTTCGACTACAACCCGGATGAATACGACGGCCCGCAGGAGGATAAGCGGTGA
- a CDS encoding TAT-variant-translocated molybdopterin oxidoreductase, which yields MPAVTRNDTPGYWRSLDELADTPEFRQFVEAEFPGLAPELKASTSRRRFLQVMGASFALAGLTGCRWPKELIVPATQQPVNRIPGEPVEYATALELDGVATGLLATSYDGRPVKVDGNDKHPFSRGRSNTFQQASILSLYDPDRSTRLVERRLRGSNVDAITRSWREFTGAVGPHFQALRGAGAGMFVLATHSPAPTFSRLRREFTAAFPEARWVEYQPLARDHEIDGAILAFGRPLRAIHHLERAAVIVSLDADFLVRHPASVRYAADFAEGRHATDGRMSRLWSFETTNSVTGSVADERVPLRPSEIEALARHLHHVIADGPAPEVKLPLSPARFDDLVADLRSHQGRAVVLVGTGQPGAVHAVAHALNTKLDATGKTVTYVPEPAPPNMAAAWEELASKVIAREVGTLLILGGNPLADAPATPQFRELFLQIPLSIHLSLYDNETSQACAWHLPELHYLEAWADARAWDGTASIVQPLIAPLFEGRSEAGRTPAEVLAMLLGLPENRGHDLVRTTFRSELAAGAADSEEAWREALHDGVVANSGWITETPALRSFELPAPGRMTDGFELAFCADYSVHDGRFANNSWLQEWPDPITKLTWDNAALIAPADAATMGLRRNGEVVRVLVGGRELEIAAYILPGHAVGAVTLPLGYGRGAGAGAVAEGVGFDTFRLRSALSQYSIGGARLEPAGRLHKLVGTQDHHAIRSAVGDKEIQRRIPELFREATLKHYQSHPDFAAHVVHLPQLESLWQERAYNDHKWGMTIDLSACIGCGTCVVACQAENNIPVVGKDEVAMGREMHWIRVDRYFQGEPTAPNVRVVHQPVACVHCENAPCEQVCPVAATVHDTEGLNVMVYNRCIGTRYCSNNCPYKVRRFNWFYNHHGPHHPRSQGTTERSTKGGVNIFPGELKKQPVSDLEKMVFNPEVTVRTRGVMEKCTYCTQRITRAKIKMKNRHGWSRIPDGLITPACAQACPTGAIVFGDLNDPESRVAKLQTHSRSYGLLAELNTKPRTTYLARLRNPVHEPATGYGDVQEHT from the coding sequence ATGCCTGCTGTTACGCGAAATGACACTCCCGGCTACTGGCGCAGTCTCGATGAGTTGGCGGATACCCCCGAGTTCCGGCAGTTTGTCGAGGCGGAGTTCCCGGGCCTGGCGCCTGAACTCAAGGCCTCGACGAGCCGTCGCCGGTTCCTGCAGGTCATGGGCGCTTCATTTGCACTGGCGGGACTTACCGGGTGCCGATGGCCCAAAGAACTGATCGTCCCCGCCACACAGCAGCCCGTTAACCGAATTCCGGGCGAACCGGTGGAGTATGCCACCGCGCTGGAACTGGACGGCGTGGCCACCGGCTTGCTCGCGACGAGCTACGACGGCCGGCCGGTCAAGGTCGACGGGAATGACAAGCACCCGTTCAGCCGCGGGCGGAGCAACACGTTTCAGCAGGCCAGCATCCTGTCGCTGTACGACCCGGATCGAAGCACGCGGCTGGTGGAAAGGCGCTTGCGGGGCAGTAATGTGGATGCCATCACCCGTTCCTGGCGCGAATTTACCGGAGCGGTTGGACCACATTTTCAGGCGCTGCGCGGCGCGGGGGCCGGCATGTTCGTGCTGGCGACTCACTCCCCAGCCCCGACCTTCAGCCGGTTGCGGCGTGAGTTTACCGCCGCGTTTCCAGAGGCCCGTTGGGTGGAGTACCAGCCGCTCGCGCGGGATCATGAGATTGACGGCGCGATACTCGCGTTCGGAAGGCCGCTGCGGGCCATTCACCACCTGGAGCGCGCCGCCGTCATCGTTTCGCTGGACGCGGATTTCCTCGTCAGGCATCCGGCATCCGTGCGGTATGCAGCCGACTTCGCCGAGGGGCGGCACGCCACGGATGGGCGGATGAGCCGCTTGTGGAGCTTCGAGACTACGAACAGTGTCACGGGCTCCGTCGCCGATGAGCGCGTTCCGCTGCGGCCCAGCGAGATCGAAGCCCTGGCGCGGCACCTGCATCATGTCATCGCAGATGGCCCAGCGCCGGAGGTGAAACTGCCGCTCTCACCGGCCCGGTTCGACGATCTCGTGGCGGACCTGCGCAGCCACCAAGGTAGGGCCGTTGTCCTCGTTGGTACTGGCCAGCCGGGGGCGGTGCATGCCGTCGCACATGCGCTCAATACCAAGCTGGATGCGACCGGCAAGACGGTCACCTACGTGCCCGAACCCGCCCCGCCGAACATGGCCGCTGCGTGGGAAGAACTCGCATCCAAGGTCATCGCACGGGAAGTCGGAACTCTGCTGATCCTCGGCGGCAATCCGCTCGCGGATGCGCCGGCAACCCCACAGTTCCGCGAGCTTTTCCTCCAGATCCCGCTTTCGATCCACCTCAGTTTGTACGACAACGAAACCTCGCAGGCCTGTGCGTGGCACTTGCCCGAACTGCACTACCTCGAAGCGTGGGCGGATGCCCGGGCTTGGGATGGTACGGCCAGCATCGTGCAGCCGCTGATCGCACCCTTGTTCGAGGGGCGCAGCGAAGCCGGCCGTACGCCCGCGGAAGTTCTCGCCATGCTGCTGGGCTTGCCGGAGAACCGCGGACACGATCTGGTGCGCACGACATTTCGGAGTGAGCTTGCCGCGGGCGCGGCCGATTCCGAGGAGGCCTGGCGGGAGGCGCTGCACGATGGCGTAGTGGCGAACAGCGGCTGGATTACGGAAACACCGGCACTGCGGTCCTTTGAATTGCCGGCGCCCGGCCGGATGACCGACGGCTTCGAGCTCGCCTTTTGCGCCGACTACAGTGTGCATGACGGCCGCTTCGCCAACAACAGTTGGCTGCAGGAGTGGCCTGATCCAATCACGAAACTCACTTGGGACAACGCCGCCCTGATCGCACCGGCGGATGCCGCGACGATGGGGCTGCGGCGTAATGGCGAAGTGGTGCGCGTGCTGGTGGGCGGCCGCGAGCTGGAAATCGCTGCATACATCCTGCCCGGACATGCCGTCGGGGCTGTGACCCTGCCACTGGGTTACGGTCGCGGAGCGGGCGCCGGGGCGGTGGCGGAGGGCGTCGGCTTCGACACCTTCCGGCTGCGGTCAGCGCTTAGCCAGTACAGTATCGGTGGCGCGCGACTTGAACCGGCCGGGCGGCTGCACAAACTGGTTGGCACCCAGGATCACCACGCGATCCGGTCCGCCGTGGGCGACAAGGAGATTCAGCGGCGCATTCCGGAACTGTTCCGCGAGGCGACCCTGAAACACTACCAGTCACACCCCGATTTCGCCGCGCATGTGGTGCATCTGCCGCAACTCGAATCGCTTTGGCAGGAACGTGCATACAACGATCACAAGTGGGGGATGACGATCGACCTGTCGGCGTGCATCGGTTGCGGAACATGCGTGGTCGCGTGCCAGGCGGAGAACAACATCCCCGTCGTGGGCAAGGATGAAGTGGCGATGGGGCGGGAGATGCACTGGATTCGCGTGGACCGCTATTTCCAGGGAGAACCCACCGCACCGAACGTGCGCGTCGTGCACCAGCCGGTGGCGTGTGTGCACTGTGAGAATGCGCCGTGCGAGCAGGTCTGCCCGGTGGCGGCGACGGTGCACGACACCGAGGGGCTGAACGTGATGGTCTACAACCGCTGCATCGGCACGCGGTACTGCTCCAACAACTGCCCCTACAAGGTCCGCCGCTTCAATTGGTTCTACAACCATCACGGCCCGCATCATCCGCGGTCGCAGGGCACGACGGAGCGCTCCACCAAGGGTGGCGTGAACATCTTCCCCGGCGAGCTGAAGAAGCAACCCGTGAGCGACCTGGAGAAGATGGTTTTCAACCCGGAAGTGACCGTCCGAACACGCGGCGTCATGGAGAAGTGCACCTACTGCACCCAGCGGATCACACGGGCAAAAATCAAGATGAAAAACCGCCACGGGTGGTCACGCATTCCAGATGGGCTGATCACGCCCGCCTGTGCGCAGGCCTGCCCGACCGGGGCCATTGTCTTCGGCGATCTGAACGACCCTGAGAGCCGCGTGGCCAAACTCCAGACGCACAGCCGCTCGTACGGTTTACTGGCGGAACTGAACACCAAGCCCCGCACGACGTACCTGGCGCGGCTGCGCAACCCTGTGCATGAGCCGGCCACCGGATACGGCGACGTCCAGGAGCACACCTGA
- a CDS encoding cytochrome c3 family protein, whose protein sequence is MFPKWFNRIRWVVLGVVLLAPAYAAGIVTFGFSTEATDVGYAPVQPIPFSHKLHAGELGMDCRYCHSTVEQAAHAAIPPTQTCINCHSTQHGIGQTSPKLALLRQAYYETGLPIPWVRVHDLPDYAYFDHSAHVNRGVGCVECHGRVDRMEVVYQAKPLSMSWCLDCHRNPGPRLRDLDEIAATDMEWRPPSGAAGQELARRLIDKYNIRDLEYMQNCSVCHR, encoded by the coding sequence ATGTTTCCAAAGTGGTTCAATCGTATTCGCTGGGTAGTGCTTGGCGTCGTGCTCCTCGCGCCGGCCTACGCGGCCGGGATCGTGACGTTCGGCTTCTCGACCGAAGCGACGGATGTCGGCTACGCTCCGGTGCAACCGATCCCCTTCAGCCACAAACTGCACGCGGGTGAACTCGGCATGGATTGCCGCTACTGTCATTCCACAGTCGAGCAGGCGGCACACGCCGCGATTCCCCCCACCCAAACCTGCATCAACTGCCACTCTACTCAACACGGCATCGGCCAGACCAGTCCCAAACTGGCCCTGCTGCGACAGGCGTACTATGAGACCGGTCTGCCCATTCCGTGGGTGCGAGTGCATGATCTGCCGGACTACGCGTACTTCGACCACTCCGCCCATGTGAATCGCGGTGTCGGCTGCGTGGAGTGCCACGGACGTGTTGACCGCATGGAAGTGGTTTACCAGGCGAAGCCGCTCAGCATGAGCTGGTGCCTGGACTGTCACCGCAATCCAGGACCGCGACTGCGTGATCTGGACGAAATCGCGGCGACCGACATGGAGTGGCGGCCACCCTCCGGCGCGGCGGGACAGGAACTGGCTCGCCGGCTGATCGACAAGTACAACATTCGCGATCTGGAATACATGCAAAACTGCTCTGTTTGCCACCGCTGA
- a CDS encoding ABC transporter ATP-binding protein, whose translation MSVAREVTVRIREMTKSYGTNVAVADLSLALYAGEVFAFLGLNGAGKTTTLKATTGLLRPDRGSVEVCGYDLGRTPEAAKHHIAYVPDQPFIYDKLTGREFIRFTWEMYGVPVDEAEERLTELRRQFTLDGFIDSLCETYSHGMKQKVALVAALIHAPRVLIVDEPMVGLDPRTARTTRDLFRALADRGGTVFMSTHTLDVAEQSADRIGIIHHGRLLALGTLSELRYQSQMDGRLEDIFLRLTDETTDEARPNGDPAHGSPA comes from the coding sequence ATGAGTGTTGCCCGGGAAGTCACGGTTCGCATCCGCGAGATGACCAAATCGTACGGGACCAATGTCGCGGTCGCGGACCTCTCGCTGGCGCTGTACGCGGGTGAAGTCTTCGCTTTCCTCGGCTTGAACGGCGCCGGCAAGACCACCACGCTCAAGGCGACAACCGGTCTCCTGCGTCCCGACCGCGGTTCGGTCGAGGTATGCGGTTACGACCTCGGACGTACGCCCGAGGCCGCTAAGCATCACATCGCCTACGTGCCGGACCAGCCCTTCATTTATGACAAGCTGACCGGTCGTGAGTTTATCCGGTTCACATGGGAGATGTACGGCGTGCCCGTGGACGAGGCCGAGGAACGGCTGACCGAGCTGCGGAGGCAATTCACACTCGACGGCTTCATCGATTCACTCTGCGAGACCTATAGCCACGGCATGAAGCAGAAAGTTGCCCTGGTGGCGGCCCTGATCCATGCTCCACGTGTCCTGATCGTCGATGAGCCGATGGTGGGCCTCGATCCTCGCACTGCCCGCACGACCCGTGATCTGTTCCGTGCCCTGGCGGACCGCGGTGGCACCGTCTTCATGAGCACGCATACGCTCGATGTGGCGGAACAGTCGGCGGACCGCATCGGTATCATCCACCACGGTCGGTTGCTCGCGCTCGGTACGCTGTCAGAACTTCGCTACCAGTCGCAGATGGATGGTCGGCTCGAGGACATCTTCCTTCGCCTCACCGACGAAACCACGGACGAGGCCCGTCCGAACGGTGACCCCGCCCATGGCTCTCCTGCGTAG
- a CDS encoding glycosyltransferase family 39 protein, which translates to MRQATRFGGSVGLVFLLLYTLTASPGAEWQDPGLHQYRILTGELFHPFGLALSHPLHYWLGRAALQIPGVHPMHALNLLSAVFGAVGAGLLAGLLVRLTASPLAALCGTFAMGLAHAYWQMSAVTETYTIAAALLILEWLLLLRFARTQQAGWLAAVFLVNGLHVADHMLGVLSLATYGILLLERIARGRIAWHWLLTCGVTWAAGAAPYLWMILAEASRTGEVLLTLRSAVFGGTAEHPGWGDRVLNFGFTSGHVRIVALTFGYCFPSLAALLAVVGLVQWRQGWRKRYAAVLIPQSALIALFVARYNIVDLYTYFVPVAALLGLWSGIGAHVVLRWSRRHGCAPATAVALVISALLPPIVYAVFPRIAEQRGLLRAALRDIPYRDEYAHFFRPWRLGDMSASTFARATLAAAEPAGWIVGDTTTIFPVANTQHLGGAAPAVRIFWGLTELGRDGFPSVTVEAWQAHLAAGGRVIAIPSADVEQIVAAPLYIERSAPFWEIRLAGNSTERGE; encoded by the coding sequence ATGCGGCAGGCGACGCGCTTCGGCGGGTCAGTCGGGCTTGTGTTCCTATTGCTTTACACGCTGACCGCCAGTCCCGGCGCCGAATGGCAGGATCCCGGGCTGCATCAATACCGCATCCTTACCGGGGAGCTGTTTCACCCCTTCGGTCTCGCGCTCTCGCACCCACTGCATTATTGGTTAGGACGCGCAGCGCTCCAGATTCCGGGCGTCCATCCGATGCACGCGCTGAACTTGCTGTCGGCCGTGTTCGGCGCGGTTGGGGCAGGGCTACTCGCGGGACTGCTCGTCCGCCTGACGGCGAGCCCACTCGCAGCACTTTGCGGAACCTTCGCGATGGGGCTGGCGCATGCGTACTGGCAGATGTCGGCGGTCACGGAGACCTACACCATTGCCGCGGCCCTGTTGATTCTTGAGTGGTTGCTGCTGCTCCGCTTTGCTCGGACCCAACAGGCGGGATGGCTGGCGGCGGTGTTCCTGGTGAACGGACTGCACGTCGCGGATCACATGCTGGGGGTGCTCTCACTCGCGACCTACGGGATCCTGTTGCTCGAAAGAATTGCCCGTGGGCGCATCGCGTGGCACTGGCTGTTGACCTGTGGTGTGACCTGGGCCGCCGGGGCAGCCCCCTACCTCTGGATGATCCTTGCGGAGGCGAGTCGGACCGGCGAGGTGCTGCTCACCCTGCGATCGGCCGTGTTCGGGGGGACGGCTGAGCACCCTGGCTGGGGTGATCGGGTGCTGAACTTCGGCTTCACCAGCGGACACGTGCGCATCGTTGCACTCACCTTCGGCTACTGTTTTCCATCGCTCGCCGCGCTGCTTGCCGTTGTCGGGCTGGTGCAATGGCGGCAGGGTTGGCGCAAGCGTTACGCTGCGGTGCTGATCCCGCAGAGTGCGCTGATTGCGTTGTTCGTAGCGCGATACAACATCGTGGACCTTTACACCTATTTCGTGCCGGTCGCGGCGTTGCTTGGACTGTGGAGCGGCATCGGGGCGCATGTTGTCCTGCGGTGGAGTCGGCGACACGGTTGCGCACCGGCGACGGCGGTTGCGCTCGTGATCAGCGCGCTGTTGCCGCCGATCGTCTATGCCGTGTTTCCCCGAATAGCCGAGCAGCGCGGCCTGCTGCGAGCGGCGCTGCGCGACATCCCCTACCGTGACGAGTACGCACATTTTTTCCGGCCATGGCGTCTCGGGGATATGTCGGCAAGTACGTTCGCCCGAGCGACACTCGCGGCCGCCGAGCCGGCGGGCTGGATTGTGGGTGACACCACGACCATCTTTCCGGTCGCCAACACGCAACACCTGGGCGGCGCGGCACCGGCGGTGCGCATCTTCTGGGGATTGACGGAACTGGGGAGAGACGGATTCCCGAGCGTGACGGTGGAGGCCTGGCAGGCACACCTTGCCGCGGGTGGGAGGGTCATCGCCATACCATCGGCGGACGTTGAGCAAATCGTGGCAGCGCCACTTTACATCGAGAGGAGTGCACCGTTCTGGGAAATCCGGCTGGCGGGGAACAGCACAGAGCGGGGAGAGTGA